A single window of Qipengyuania sediminis DNA harbors:
- the putA gene encoding bifunctional proline dehydrogenase/L-glutamate gamma-semialdehyde dehydrogenase PutA — MPAPLDRIDLRRAYRLDEEACAAQRLREAAPASAVHETAARLAVQLIEGARARRASGLDAFLQQFGLDTQEGIALMCLAEALLRVPDARTADALIRDTIGDIDWGEHLGASSSTFVNAATFSLMLTGEVLDRPQDAARGARATLKRTIGRVGEPVIRKATLQAMRILGGQFVFGRTMDEALKRAAPERARGIAHSFDMLGEGALTFADAERYRQSYEAAVVRLAREAGEGVRRAPGISVKLSALYPKYDFLHAEAAKAALVPMIRDLAMKARDADMHFTVDAEEAERLELSLDIIEALVADDILFAGGWEGFGLAIQAYQKRAVPLCRWVADLARAHGRKLFVRLVKGAYWDTEIKASQVGGYRDFPVFTRKLATDVSYLACADVLLGAGDALYPAFATHNAYTVGAIKALADRHGRAGDFEFQRLHGMGEDIYAELAKREGNRPTQVRIYAPVGSHKDLLAYLVRRLLENGANSSFVNRMADAGVPAGELASDPVAELAALNPKRNPAIPLPGAIFPNRANSAGVDLADPLVREPLLAQLAELQAREWEAAPTFAAGGAARDIRSPQDTTQIVGQCRDATPAEVAEAIARAKAAQPAWNARGGEARAALLEAAADLFEARTEEILSLCQREAGKTLTDAVLELREAVDFLRYYASEARHLFDPEGFRLPGPTGEENRLVLAGRGVWATISPWNFPLAIFIGPAAAALAAGNCVLAKPAEQTPLIAALAINICHQAGIPRDVLQLLPGAGEVGQAITSDPRIAGVAFTGSTATAQAINRSLAAREGPLGILIAETGGQNAMIVDSSALPEQVTRDVVNSAFQSAGQRCSALRVLYVQEEVADGMLAMIRGAFEALSIGDPASLATEVGPVIDAEAKAALDGHVAAMRAAGRRVWQRELPPICEKGSFVAPAIIEIVSIRDLEAENFGPVLHVARFAGGELERVIEDINAVGYGLTLGLHSRIEATRKLVEAKARVGNLYVNRNQIGAVVESQPFGGEGLSGTGPKAGGPHYVARFATERVITIDTTAAGGNATLLAS; from the coding sequence ATGCCTGCCCCGCTCGACAGAATTGACCTTCGCCGCGCCTACCGCCTCGACGAGGAGGCGTGCGCCGCGCAGCGTCTGCGCGAGGCCGCCCCGGCCAGCGCCGTGCATGAGACCGCCGCGCGGTTGGCGGTGCAGCTGATCGAGGGCGCGCGGGCGCGCAGGGCCAGCGGGCTCGACGCCTTCCTCCAGCAGTTCGGCCTCGATACCCAGGAGGGCATTGCCCTCATGTGCCTGGCCGAGGCGCTGCTGCGTGTGCCCGATGCGCGCACCGCCGACGCGCTGATCCGCGATACCATCGGCGATATCGACTGGGGCGAGCATCTCGGCGCCTCGAGCTCGACCTTTGTCAATGCCGCCACCTTCTCGCTGATGCTGACGGGCGAGGTGCTCGACCGGCCGCAGGATGCAGCGCGTGGGGCTCGCGCCACATTGAAGCGCACCATCGGCCGGGTGGGCGAACCCGTGATCCGCAAGGCGACGCTTCAGGCGATGCGCATCCTTGGCGGTCAGTTCGTCTTCGGGCGTACCATGGACGAGGCGCTGAAACGGGCCGCCCCCGAACGCGCGCGCGGCATCGCGCACAGCTTCGACATGCTGGGCGAAGGGGCGCTGACCTTCGCAGACGCCGAACGCTACCGCCAAAGCTACGAGGCCGCGGTCGTGCGATTGGCGCGCGAGGCGGGGGAGGGCGTGCGGCGCGCGCCGGGCATTTCGGTCAAGCTCTCGGCGCTGTATCCGAAATACGATTTCCTTCATGCGGAGGCGGCGAAGGCGGCGCTGGTGCCGATGATCCGCGATCTCGCGATGAAGGCGCGCGATGCGGACATGCATTTCACCGTGGACGCGGAGGAGGCCGAGCGGCTCGAGCTCAGCCTCGACATCATCGAGGCGCTGGTAGCGGACGACATTCTGTTCGCCGGCGGCTGGGAAGGCTTCGGCCTTGCTATCCAGGCCTATCAGAAGCGCGCGGTGCCGCTTTGCCGCTGGGTCGCGGACCTCGCCCGCGCCCATGGCCGCAAGCTCTTCGTGCGGCTGGTCAAGGGCGCCTATTGGGATACCGAGATCAAGGCGAGCCAGGTAGGCGGCTATCGCGACTTCCCCGTCTTCACCCGCAAGCTCGCGACCGATGTCAGCTATCTCGCCTGCGCCGATGTGCTGCTGGGTGCGGGCGACGCGCTCTACCCCGCCTTCGCCACGCACAACGCCTATACGGTCGGCGCGATCAAGGCTTTGGCGGACCGGCATGGGCGGGCGGGCGATTTTGAGTTCCAAAGGCTCCACGGCATGGGTGAGGATATCTATGCCGAATTGGCGAAGCGCGAGGGCAATCGGCCGACCCAGGTCCGCATCTATGCGCCCGTCGGCAGCCACAAGGACCTGCTCGCCTATCTCGTGCGGCGGCTGCTCGAGAACGGCGCCAATTCGAGCTTCGTCAACCGCATGGCCGATGCCGGGGTCCCGGCGGGCGAGCTGGCGAGCGATCCTGTCGCCGAGCTCGCGGCGCTGAACCCCAAGCGCAACCCGGCGATCCCGCTGCCGGGCGCGATCTTCCCCAACCGCGCGAACAGCGCGGGCGTGGATCTGGCCGATCCTTTGGTGCGCGAGCCATTGCTCGCGCAATTGGCAGAGCTGCAGGCTCGTGAGTGGGAGGCGGCGCCGACATTCGCAGCGGGGGGCGCAGCGCGCGACATCCGCTCGCCCCAGGATACCACCCAGATCGTCGGCCAATGCCGTGATGCCACGCCCGCCGAAGTCGCCGAAGCCATCGCCCGCGCCAAAGCGGCGCAGCCTGCGTGGAACGCGCGCGGAGGCGAGGCGCGGGCGGCGCTGCTCGAGGCGGCGGCCGATCTCTTCGAAGCGCGTACCGAAGAAATCCTCAGCCTGTGCCAGCGCGAGGCGGGCAAGACGCTGACCGATGCTGTGCTCGAACTGCGCGAGGCGGTCGATTTCCTGCGCTATTATGCCTCCGAAGCGCGGCATCTGTTCGATCCAGAAGGCTTCCGCCTCCCCGGTCCCACGGGGGAGGAGAACCGGCTGGTGCTTGCGGGGCGCGGGGTATGGGCGACGATCAGCCCCTGGAACTTTCCGCTCGCAATCTTCATCGGCCCTGCCGCCGCCGCGCTGGCCGCGGGCAATTGCGTCCTCGCCAAGCCCGCCGAGCAGACCCCGCTGATCGCCGCGTTGGCGATCAATATCTGCCACCAGGCGGGCATTCCCCGCGACGTTCTCCAGCTCCTCCCCGGGGCGGGTGAGGTAGGCCAGGCGATCACGTCCGACCCGCGCATCGCCGGGGTCGCCTTCACCGGCTCGACCGCGACGGCGCAGGCGATCAACCGCAGCCTCGCCGCGCGCGAGGGGCCCTTGGGCATCCTCATCGCGGAGACTGGCGGGCAGAACGCGATGATCGTCGACAGCTCGGCGCTCCCCGAACAGGTGACGCGCGACGTCGTGAACTCCGCCTTCCAGAGCGCGGGGCAGCGCTGCTCCGCTCTGCGCGTGCTCTATGTGCAGGAAGAGGTGGCCGATGGAATGCTGGCGATGATCCGGGGCGCGTTCGAGGCGCTTTCCATCGGCGATCCGGCCAGCCTCGCGACCGAGGTGGGTCCGGTGATCGACGCTGAGGCCAAGGCCGCGCTCGATGGTCACGTCGCGGCGATGCGCGCCGCCGGCCGCCGCGTGTGGCAGCGCGAGCTGCCGCCGATATGCGAAAAGGGCAGCTTCGTCGCCCCGGCGATCATCGAGATCGTTTCGATCCGCGATCTGGAGGCGGAAAACTTCGGCCCGGTGCTGCATGTCGCGCGCTTCGCCGGCGGGGAACTGGAACGGGTTATCGAGGACATCAACGCGGTCGGATACGGGCTCACGCTGGGACTTCACAGCCGGATCGAGGCGACTCGCAAGCTGGTCGAAGCGAAGGCGCGGGTCGGGAACCTCTACGTCAACCGCAATCAGATCGGCGCGGTAGTGGAAAGCCAGCCCTTCGGCGGTGAGGGGCTCTCAGGCACCGGCCCCAAGGCGGGTGGCCCCCATTATGTCGCGCGCTTCGCGACGGAGCGCGTGATCACCATCGACACGACCGCGGCGGGCGGGAACGCGACTCTTTTGGCAAGCTAA